CTTTCTTGGTCTCAACTGTGTAATTCACCCATTCTGACGATATATAATTATAACTTTCAGCGGCTTTTCACGCGACTGGTTAACGACGGATGATCAGGTACATTTATATTAGTTTACATACATTCatccatacatatatacatacaaacatTACAACTCATTGTATTCAAATTTTTTCAGATGTTCTGGATTATTTGTATGATGTGTGGCTGAAAGATTATAAAGAAAAGTTCGTTTCAGCTTGGACTAACACAGTCCCCAATTTTGGTCAACATACAACCAACAGAGTTGAAAGCCAGCATTCTAAGTTTAAGAGATACATTAAAGGGCCAAACAACTCGCTCCATAGACTTGTGTGTCTTGTTGGCAAAGTTGTAGAGTCAcaaaaaatacaaataaaagttagttttgaggAGAGCATGTCCGTGCAAATGGGGGACCACAGATTTCCATTTTTTGACAACCTACGCGGAAATGTTTCCCAAAAAGCCTTAGAGTTATTGGTTGTCGAGAGGAAGAAGCTAAATGCGTTGAGGGCAGGAGGGGGGACTTGTGGCCACCAGCTTTCTACGGGTTGTGGGTTGCCATGTGCTTGTCAGATGGAGTGGTGGGAAAATACAGGTAACATAACAACTATAACATATGCTTCGATCCATAGAATATAATCATCATTATACTTTATGTTTTAACAATGATTCTTGAAAAACAGGTTGCAAAATTCCACTTGCCGCGATAGATAAATTCTGGACAAAACTTGATTTTTCGACA
This is a stretch of genomic DNA from Helianthus annuus cultivar XRQ/B chromosome 16, HanXRQr2.0-SUNRISE, whole genome shotgun sequence. It encodes these proteins:
- the LOC110919984 gene encoding uncharacterized protein LOC110919984, with product MYGDRTPMQILESMLQEERYVYFTRVNPSTNAVDEVFFVHPDSYNMWRAFPHVLMIDATYKTNEYKLPFIQVVGVTSTHKFFCVAIAFVSKEKKKITSYGSWGSSKNYVLDYLYDVWLKDYKEKFVSAWTNTVPNFGQHTTNRVESQHSKFKRYIKGPNNSLHRLVCLVGKVVESQKIQIKVSFEESMSVQMGDHRFPFFDNLRGNVSQKALELLVVERKKLNALRAGGGTCGHQLSTGCGLPCACQMEWWENTGCKIPLAAIDKFWTKLDFSTEKLNQDKYKNVIERFKDWLPSSYRRYITHIEDAQPDGNCGFRSIAMGLGYD